The following coding sequences are from one Shewanella violacea DSS12 window:
- a CDS encoding retention module-containing protein gives MGVSVTEQDAVVTNLVGQLKAKDEQGNIRDVTIGDLIKDGEQLIFAPNSQFILHMADGTIITETNFSEPIPESSLGAAPELATAPVSADAEIAALQAQILAGDDPTAGLPETAAGTAAGGGGNQGGSDYITLGRTGDETLAGSGYDTAGFALAPAPTEDPVILTAELPEPPTIDASSVTLLEANLLQGSNPLAAALEQSNSLQVGAQTGISALTINGIDIFIGGLFVGPITLTTDNGVLVITSFDAVTGTLNYNFTLDTDVDNSASDTLSQIFTTLVTDLAGITTASTITVNIIDDSPNAVDDSNTVSENGDIAIVITGNVLANDTQGADSAVVSQISNTDVATQAIAATTNISGDFGLLQISADGSYTYQLDNSLGNVQALAQGELVTETFTYQLADSDGDTVAATLTITITGTNDIPVIVVIDPDVPVDPDNPVDPILGAEGLVVEAGNEDDGTVVSGVLNTTGLFEPADVDNGAVLVWSGDATGSLGSFTIDPVTGEWSYTLDNSLADSLAEGDTVQEIFIVTVTDEFDATATQQVTITVQGTNDSPIITSSDAAATGTVVEASTLDDETLDPGIPQTSGLLTATDVDNGAQLSWSGNSAGTYGSFSIDSASGSWVYNLDNDLADSLAEGEVILEEFLVTVTDEFGATDTQLVTITVIGTNDAPQITSTSEDAEGVVIETGNADNGTVLPGVLISTGTLDAGDIDNNAVLIFSGSTDGSFGSFFIDPVTGEWTYTLDDSLADSFAEGQSTEEVFLVTVTDEFGLTSTQNVTITVQGTNDSPIIFLDEGDSASGTVIESGSEDDGVFIPGIDVINGTLSVEDVDTIIADNPIWSFTPQSNNYGVFNLNSTTGEWTYNLNNNLADPLAEGESAEETFLVTVTDEFGATDTQLVTITVQGTNDLPILTVDIEGGVTKDANNTTLSDSGILSFTDVDTSNTHSVSEDYNQDIDWSNGDITSVLTQGEITSLIDGFSVDSNSWDYSIANSLVQFLGADETITLSFEVTVTDNDDGTDTETVSITIFGTNSLPELTVEGTGAVLEDFTNPDLNDFGAISFTDADVSDTHEVTEEYKGDIFWTGGTLSNQLIAQDIDILIDGFTVDDDNWDYTIPNALVQFLAVGETITLSFDVTVTDNRGGSDTEPVTITITGTNDIPIITSSGGAHLGSVKEEGVVDDFDNDPNNNNTPADAVLQTGGTVTAEDADHNAILTWSGDESGTYGEFTIDSVSGEWVYALNDSVLVNALASGESHDEIFTVTVTDEFGATDTQNITVTVNGTNDIPVITSSGAAHLGSVKEEGVVDDFDNDPNNNNAPADAVLQTGGTVTAEDADNNSSLAWSGDDSGTYGEFTIDSVSGEWVYALNDSVLVNALASGESHDEIFTVTVTDEFGATDTQNITVTVNGTNDIPVITSSGAAHLGSVKEEGVVDDFDNDPNNNNAPADAVLQTGGTVTAEDADNNSSLAWSGDDSGTYGEFTIDSVSGEWVYALNDSVLVNALASGESHDEIFTVTVTDEFGATDTQNITVTVNGTNDIPVITSSGAAHLGSVKEEGVVDDFDNDPNNNNTPADAVLQTGGTVTAEDADNNSSLAWSGDDSGTYGEFTIDSVSGEWVYALNDSVLVNALASGESHDEIFTVTVTDEFGATDTQNITVTVNGTNDIPVITSSGAAHLGSVKEEGVVDDFDNDPNNNNTPADAVLQTGGTVTAEDADNNSSLAWSGDDSGTYGEFTIDSVSGEWVYALNDSVLVNALASGESHDEIFTVTVTDEFGATDTQNITVTVNGTNDIPVITSSGAAHLGSVKEEGVVDDFDNDPNNNNAPADAVLQTGGTVTAEDADNNSSLAWSGDDSGTYGEFTIDSVSGEWVYALNDSVLVNALASGESHDEIFTVTVTDEFGATDTQNITVTVNGTNDIPVITSSGAAHLGSVKEEGVVDDFDNDPNNNNTPADAVLQTGGTVTAEDADNNSSLAWSGDDSGTYGEFTIDSVSGEWVYALNDSVLVNALASGESHDEIFTVTVTDEFGATDTQNITVTVNGTNDIPVITSSGAAHLGSVKEEGVVDDFDNDPNNNNAPADAVLQTGGTVTAEDADNNSSLAWSGDDSGTYGEFTIDSVSGEWVYALNDSVLVNALASGESHDEIFTVTVTDEFGATDTQNITVTVNGTNDIPVITSSGAAHLGSVKEEGVVDDFDNDPNNNNTPADAVLQTGGTVTAEDADNNSSLAWSGDDSGTYGEFTIDSVSGEWVYALNDSVLVNALASGESHDEIFTVTVTDEFGATDTQNITVTVNGTNDIPVITSSGAAHLGSVKEEGVVDDFDNDPNNNNTPADAVLQTGGTVTAEDADNNSSLAWSGDESGTYGEFTIDSVSGEWVYVLNDSVLVNALASGESHDEIFTVTVTDEFGATDTQNITVTVNGTNDIPILTIDDLTGGITEDDTDPNLNVVGTLSFTDVDNNDTPSIDTAPVGDVIWSGGDLTPGQIIDLIAGFSVDTSSWDYTIANSLVQFLAENETITLNFDVTVTDDFGATDTETVVITITGINDAPIVEGISSLLVSEEGLTGGIIDTDGDPSDDTDAISHMGTLTFTDAENPADNSFTVSLIAPISSAFSAGEEVIWQWDGSNILTGRTEFSDTLVMTVTLGTVSSALSVYSVSYTLDLFAPLDHPVNSTEDLLSIDFGVNIFDGFDNVATTLNAIIEDDSPVDEVDELLMQAMTNAVSEFVTGDLFDPGADGLGSITFTVETSGLTYNGTPLVYNMSGNILTASADGTDVFTVTAILDIDGHYDYKLEILQILDAGVSVEYDLSSAPAGNNAAYYVDVDGQIYSQDNQTTMTIATITGTDGGASSSINSNNHGIGVGPQTSISTDEAILFVYGTNGASLAAVSLGNNNNGNHTGTAEISYLVSYTDNTNSGPILATINGTLDIEIIAENNLNIASIEITYLSGNDFQIIGLSSIDVLLQDPINIELSYTATDADGDSVIFDTPDEGHFFVTLDPIPQPSMHMGSALDDVLIDGQGDSYLIGGIGSDSLDGGADTDRDIFVWDLGSDDGSTDTVYNFDSSYDALNLAEILVGEDNTAISLDDYLDFNFVNGNTEIYVDSDGLVGGVNLDLTIIIDGVDLSTIYAPGDIAIIDGLLTDNALIIDTIP, from the coding sequence ATGGGTGTTTCAGTAACAGAACAAGACGCAGTCGTCACCAACCTTGTCGGTCAATTAAAGGCTAAAGATGAGCAAGGTAATATCAGAGATGTGACGATTGGCGATCTAATTAAAGATGGCGAACAATTAATTTTCGCCCCTAACTCTCAGTTTATCTTACACATGGCTGATGGAACAATTATTACTGAAACAAACTTTTCCGAACCGATACCTGAAAGCTCCCTAGGGGCGGCTCCTGAACTCGCTACTGCACCAGTTTCAGCCGATGCTGAAATTGCCGCCTTACAAGCACAAATTTTAGCCGGCGATGATCCTACTGCTGGCCTGCCTGAAACCGCCGCTGGTACAGCCGCAGGTGGAGGAGGTAATCAAGGTGGTTCTGACTATATAACTTTAGGAAGAACGGGTGATGAAACATTAGCAGGCTCTGGCTACGACACCGCAGGATTTGCCCTAGCTCCAGCCCCCACCGAAGACCCCGTGATATTAACCGCAGAACTCCCCGAGCCACCGACAATAGATGCCAGTAGCGTTACCCTACTAGAAGCCAATCTTTTGCAGGGCTCAAATCCTTTAGCGGCAGCACTTGAGCAATCCAATAGCCTACAGGTAGGAGCTCAGACAGGGATCAGCGCTCTAACGATTAATGGCATTGATATCTTTATCGGAGGATTATTTGTTGGTCCCATTACTTTGACAACAGATAATGGCGTATTAGTTATCACTAGTTTCGATGCTGTCACAGGTACACTCAATTATAATTTTACCCTCGACACTGATGTGGATAACTCAGCATCTGATACCTTATCTCAAATATTTACCACTTTAGTGACCGATCTCGCCGGTATCACCACAGCCTCAACAATCACAGTCAACATCATCGATGATAGCCCAAACGCTGTAGACGATAGCAACACGGTCTCAGAAAATGGCGACATAGCGATAGTTATTACTGGCAATGTCCTAGCTAACGATACTCAAGGTGCCGATTCTGCAGTCGTATCACAAATTTCGAATACAGATGTAGCCACTCAGGCAATAGCTGCAACTACCAATATTTCAGGTGATTTTGGTCTATTACAAATATCAGCAGATGGTAGCTACACCTACCAGCTAGATAACTCATTAGGAAACGTGCAAGCTTTAGCACAAGGTGAACTAGTTACTGAAACATTTACCTATCAGCTCGCCGATAGTGATGGTGACACTGTCGCAGCCACTCTAACCATAACAATCACAGGTACTAATGATATACCTGTAATTGTAGTTATAGATCCCGATGTACCTGTAGACCCTGATAACCCTGTCGACCCAATTTTAGGCGCCGAGGGGCTTGTGGTTGAAGCAGGTAATGAAGATGACGGTACTGTCGTTTCTGGTGTCCTAAACACAACAGGCTTATTTGAACCTGCCGATGTGGATAACGGCGCAGTGCTGGTATGGAGTGGAGATGCTACGGGTAGTTTGGGTAGCTTCACCATAGATCCGGTCACAGGAGAATGGAGTTACACCTTAGATAACTCCTTGGCCGACAGCCTGGCCGAAGGAGATACTGTTCAAGAGATTTTTATTGTCACAGTAACGGACGAATTTGATGCCACAGCAACACAACAAGTCACCATAACTGTCCAAGGTACTAATGACTCACCGATAATCACCTCAAGTGATGCGGCAGCGACTGGGACTGTCGTTGAAGCCAGTACTCTAGATGACGAAACTCTTGATCCTGGTATTCCACAAACATCAGGATTGTTAACTGCTACAGATGTTGATAATGGCGCACAACTAAGCTGGAGTGGTAACTCAGCGGGTACCTATGGCAGCTTTAGTATAGATTCGGCTTCCGGATCATGGGTCTACAATTTGGATAATGACCTAGCCGATTCGTTAGCCGAAGGAGAGGTTATTCTTGAAGAGTTTCTAGTCACAGTAACCGATGAATTCGGTGCCACCGATACTCAACTGGTCACTATTACGGTTATTGGTACTAATGATGCCCCGCAGATCACTTCGACTTCTGAAGACGCTGAAGGTGTGGTAATTGAAACAGGTAATGCTGATAACGGTACTGTGTTACCCGGAGTGTTAATTAGTACAGGTACTCTAGATGCGGGTGATATTGATAACAATGCAGTTCTTATTTTCAGTGGCAGTACAGATGGCAGTTTTGGGAGCTTCTTTATCGATCCAGTTACAGGTGAGTGGACCTACACCTTAGATGACTCTCTGGCTGACAGCTTTGCAGAAGGGCAAAGCACAGAAGAAGTATTCCTGGTCACAGTGACCGATGAATTTGGTCTCACTAGCACACAAAACGTCACTATAACCGTTCAAGGAACCAATGATTCCCCTATCATTTTCCTCGACGAAGGTGATAGCGCAAGTGGCACAGTTATCGAATCGGGTAGCGAAGACGACGGTGTCTTCATTCCAGGTATTGACGTAATCAATGGCACTCTATCGGTAGAAGACGTAGATACTATCATCGCCGATAACCCGATATGGAGTTTCACTCCTCAATCCAATAATTACGGTGTGTTTAACCTCAATAGCACAACAGGTGAATGGACTTATAACCTAAATAATAATTTAGCAGACCCTTTAGCCGAAGGTGAGTCTGCCGAAGAGACATTCTTAGTCACAGTGACCGATGAGTTTGGCGCAACCGATACCCAACTCGTCACAATTACAGTACAGGGCACCAATGACCTGCCTATTCTCACCGTCGATATTGAAGGTGGGGTAACTAAAGATGCCAACAATACGACCCTCAGCGACAGCGGAATTCTCAGTTTCACCGACGTCGACACCAGTAATACCCATAGTGTCAGTGAAGATTACAACCAAGATATAGACTGGAGCAATGGTGATATTACATCTGTACTCACCCAGGGGGAGATCACCAGTCTTATTGATGGTTTCAGTGTCGACAGTAACAGCTGGGACTACAGTATCGCCAACTCACTGGTGCAATTTTTGGGTGCTGATGAGACCATAACCTTAAGCTTTGAAGTCACTGTGACAGATAACGATGATGGCACAGACACAGAAACTGTGAGCATCACCATTTTTGGTACCAACAGCCTACCGGAACTCACCGTTGAAGGTACCGGGGCTGTACTAGAAGACTTCACCAATCCCGACCTCAACGATTTCGGTGCAATTAGCTTTACGGACGCCGATGTCAGCGACACTCATGAAGTCACCGAAGAGTATAAGGGTGATATTTTCTGGACTGGCGGCACCCTATCTAATCAACTCATCGCTCAAGACATTGATATTCTCATTGACGGCTTCACTGTCGATGACGACAACTGGGATTACACCATCCCAAATGCTCTGGTGCAGTTTCTCGCCGTTGGTGAAACCATCACCTTAAGCTTCGATGTCACAGTCACAGATAACCGAGGCGGTAGTGATACTGAGCCAGTCACAATTACCATTACCGGCACTAACGATATCCCTATTATCACCTCAAGTGGTGGCGCTCATCTCGGCAGCGTCAAAGAGGAAGGTGTGGTAGATGACTTCGATAACGACCCCAACAATAACAACACCCCAGCGGACGCCGTCCTGCAAACCGGTGGCACTGTCACCGCAGAAGATGCCGATCATAACGCGATCTTAACCTGGTCCGGGGATGAGTCAGGCACCTACGGTGAGTTCACCATCGACAGTGTCAGTGGTGAATGGGTCTACGCCCTCAACGACAGTGTGTTAGTCAACGCCCTCGCCTCCGGTGAGAGTCACGATGAAATCTTTACCGTCACTGTCACCGATGAATTCGGCGCCACCGACACTCAAAATATTACCGTCACAGTCAACGGTACTAACGATATCCCTGTTATCACCTCAAGTGGCGCAGCTCATCTTGGCAGCGTCAAAGAGGAAGGTGTGGTAGATGACTTCGATAACGACCCCAACAATAACAACGCCCCAGCGGACGCCGTCTTGCAAACCGGTGGCACAGTTACCGCAGAAGATGCCGATAACAACTCAAGCTTAGCTTGGTCCGGGGATGACTCTGGCACCTATGGTGAGTTCACTATCGACAGTGTCAGTGGTGAATGGGTCTACGCCCTCAACGACAGTGTGTTAGTCAACGCCCTCGCCTCCGGTGAGAGTCACGATGAAATCTTTACCGTCACTGTCACCGATGAGTTCGGCGCCACCGACACTCAAAATATTACCGTCACAGTCAACGGTACTAACGATATCCCTGTTATCACCTCAAGTGGCGCAGCTCATCTTGGCAGCGTCAAAGAGGAAGGTGTGGTAGATGACTTCGATAACGACCCCAACAATAACAACGCCCCAGCGGACGCCGTCTTGCAAACCGGTGGCACAGTTACCGCAGAAGATGCCGATAACAACTCAAGCTTAGCTTGGTCCGGGGATGACTCTGGCACCTATGGTGAGTTCACTATCGACAGTGTCAGTGGTGAATGGGTCTACGCCCTCAACGACAGTGTGTTAGTCAACGCCCTCGCCTCCGGTGAGAGTCACGATGAAATCTTTACCGTCACTGTCACCGATGAGTTCGGCGCCACCGACACTCAAAATATTACCGTCACAGTCAACGGTACTAACGATATCCCTGTTATCACCTCAAGTGGCGCAGCTCATCTTGGCAGCGTCAAAGAGGAAGGTGTGGTAGATGACTTCGATAACGACCCCAACAATAACAACACCCCAGCGGACGCCGTCTTGCAAACCGGTGGCACAGTTACCGCAGAAGATGCCGATAACAACTCAAGCTTAGCTTGGTCTGGGGATGACTCTGGCACCTATGGTGAGTTCACTATCGACAGTGTCAGTGGTGAATGGGTCTACGCCCTCAACGACAGTGTGTTAGTCAACGCCCTCGCCTCCGGTGAGAGTCACGATGAAATCTTTACCGTCACTGTCACCGATGAGTTCGGCGCCACCGACACTCAAAATATTACCGTCACAGTCAACGGTACTAACGATATCCCTGTTATCACCTCAAGTGGCGCAGCTCATCTTGGCAGCGTCAAAGAGGAAGGTGTGGTAGATGACTTCGATAACGACCCCAACAATAACAACACCCCAGCGGACGCCGTCTTGCAAACCGGTGGCACAGTTACCGCAGAAGATGCCGATAACAACTCAAGCTTAGCTTGGTCCGGGGATGACTCTGGCACCTATGGTGAGTTCACTATCGACAGTGTCAGTGGTGAATGGGTCTACGCCCTCAACGACAGTGTGTTAGTCAACGCCCTCGCCTCCGGTGAGAGTCACGATGAAATCTTTACCGTCACTGTCACCGATGAGTTCGGCGCCACCGACACTCAAAATATTACCGTCACAGTCAACGGTACTAACGATATCCCTGTTATCACCTCAAGTGGCGCAGCTCATCTTGGCAGCGTCAAAGAGGAAGGTGTGGTAGATGACTTCGATAACGACCCCAACAATAACAACGCCCCAGCGGACGCCGTCTTGCAAACCGGTGGCACAGTTACCGCAGAAGATGCCGATAACAACTCAAGCTTAGCTTGGTCTGGGGATGACTCTGGCACCTATGGTGAGTTCACTATCGACAGTGTCAGTGGTGAATGGGTCTACGCCCTCAACGACAGTGTGTTAGTCAACGCCCTCGCCTCCGGTGAGAGTCACGATGAAATCTTTACCGTCACTGTCACCGATGAGTTCGGCGCCACCGACACTCAAAATATTACCGTCACAGTCAACGGTACTAACGATATCCCTGTTATCACCTCAAGTGGCGCAGCTCATCTTGGCAGCGTCAAAGAGGAAGGTGTGGTAGATGACTTCGATAACGACCCCAACAATAACAACACCCCAGCGGACGCCGTCTTGCAAACCGGTGGCACAGTTACCGCCGAAGATGCCGATAACAACTCAAGCTTAGCTTGGTCCGGGGATGACTCTGGCACCTATGGTGAGTTCACCATCGACAGTGTCAGTGGTGAATGGGTCTACGCCCTCAACGACAGTGTGTTAGTCAACGCCCTCGCCTCCGGTGAGAGTCACGATGAAATCTTTACCGTCACTGTCACCGATGAATTCGGCGCCACCGACACTCAAAATATTACCGTCACAGTCAACGGTACTAACGATATCCCTGTTATCACCTCAAGTGGCGCAGCTCATCTCGGCAGCGTCAAAGAGGAAGGTGTGGTAGATGACTTCGATAACGACCCCAACAATAACAACGCCCCAGCGGACGCCGTCTTGCAAACCGGTGGCACAGTTACCGCAGAAGATGCCGATAACAACTCAAGCTTAGCTTGGTCCGGGGATGACTCTGGCACCTATGGTGAGTTCACTATCGACAGTGTCAGTGGTGAATGGGTCTACGCCCTCAACGACAGTGTGTTAGTCAACGCCCTCGCCTCCGGTGAGAGTCACGATGAAATCTTTACCGTCACTGTCACCGATGAGTTCGGCGCCACCGACACTCAAAATATTACCGTCACAGTCAACGGTACTAACGATATCCCTGTTATCACCTCAAGTGGCGCAGCTCATCTTGGCAGCGTCAAAGAGGAAGGTGTGGTAGATGACTTCGATAACGACCCCAACAATAACAACACCCCAGCGGACGCCGTCTTGCAAACCGGTGGCACAGTTACCGCAGAAGATGCCGATAACAACTCAAGCTTAGCTTGGTCCGGGGATGACTCTGGCACCTATGGTGAGTTCACTATCGACAGTGTCAGTGGTGAATGGGTCTACGCCCTCAACGACAGTGTGTTAGTCAACGCCCTCGCCTCCGGTGAGAGTCACGATGAAATCTTTACCGTCACTGTCACCGATGAGTTCGGCGCCACCGACACTCAAAATATTACCGTCACAGTCAACGGTACTAACGATATCCCTGTTATCACCTCAAGTGGCGCAGCTCATCTTGGCAGCGTCAAAGAGGAAGGTGTGGTAGATGACTTCGATAACGACCCCAACAATAACAACACCCCAGCGGACGCCGTCTTGCAAACCGGTGGCACAGTTACCGCCGAAGATGCCGATAACAACTCAAGCTTAGCTTGGTCCGGGGATGAGTCAGGCACCTATGGTGAGTTCACCATCGACAGTGTCAGTGGTGAATGGGTCTACGTCCTCAACGACAGTGTGTTAGTCAACGCCCTCGCCTCCGGTGAGAGTCACGATGAAATCTTTACCGTCACTGTCACCGATGAATTCGGCGCCACCGACACTCAAAATATTACCGTTACAGTCAACGGTACTAACGATATCCCAATACTCACTATCGATGATCTTACTGGAGGTATCACTGAAGACGATACAGATCCAAATCTAAATGTTGTTGGAACATTAAGTTTTACAGACGTAGATAATAATGACACTCCTAGTATAGATACAGCTCCAGTTGGAGATGTTATCTGGTCTGGGGGAGATTTAACGCCTGGTCAGATCATAGATCTAATCGCAGGATTCAGTGTCGATACAAGTAGCTGGGATTACACTATTGCAAACTCATTAGTCCAATTTCTTGCTGAAAATGAAACTATCACTCTAAATTTTGATGTGACTGTCACTGATGACTTTGGCGCAACAGATACTGAAACGGTCGTTATAACAATCACAGGTATTAACGATGCCCCCATAGTCGAGGGTATATCTTCCTTACTTGTTTCCGAGGAAGGCTTAACCGGGGGGATCATAGATACGGACGGTGATCCCTCTGATGACACTGATGCCATATCACACATGGGCACATTAACATTCACCGATGCAGAGAATCCCGCCGACAATAGCTTTACAGTTTCGCTTATAGCCCCAATCTCCAGTGCTTTTTCTGCAGGCGAAGAGGTTATCTGGCAATGGGATGGCAGCAACATACTAACGGGAAGAACCGAATTTTCGGATACCTTAGTGATGACAGTAACCTTGGGTACAGTCAGTAGCGCCCTGTCTGTATATAGCGTGAGCTATACCTTAGACTTGTTCGCTCCACTGGATCATCCAGTCAACAGTACCGAAGATCTGTTATCCATAGATTTCGGAGTCAACATCTTCGACGGTTTTGATAATGTCGCTACCACTCTCAATGCCATCATAGAAGATGACAGTCCAGTCGATGAAGTAGATGAATTATTGATGCAAGCTATGACCAATGCCGTCAGCGAATTCGTAACTGGTGATCTATTCGATCCAGGTGCAGATGGCTTGGGCAGCATCACTTTTACCGTTGAAACGAGTGGGCTGACCTATAACGGCACTCCATTAGTTTATAACATGAGTGGTAATATCCTAACCGCCAGCGCCGATGGCACTGATGTGTTTACCGTCACCGCCATACTCGATATCGACGGCCACTACGACTATAAACTAGAGATTCTACAAATACTCGATGCCGGAGTCTCTGTTGAATACGATCTCAGTAGTGCACCAGCAGGGAATAACGCAGCTTATTATGTCGATGTCGATGGGCAAATCTACTCCCAAGATAATCAAACAACTATGACCATTGCCACGATTACAGGTACTGATGGAGGAGCAAGCTCCAGCATCAACTCTAATAATCACGGTATAGGTGTCGGCCCTCAAACCTCGATCTCCACTGATGAAGCCATTTTATTCGTCTATGGTACCAACGGCGCCAGTCTAGCCGCAGTATCTTTGGGTAACAACAACAACGGTAATCACACCGGAACAGCAGAAATAAGCTACCTAGTATCATACACAGACAACACAAATTCTGGACCCATTCTAGCCACCATAAATGGCACATTAGACATAGAGATTATCGCCGAAAACAACCTGAATATCGCCTCAATTGAGATCACTTATCTCAGTGGCAACGACTTCCAAATTATAGGTTTATCATCAATAGATGTACTCTTACAAGATCCTATCAATATAGAGCTTTCCTATACTGCTACCGATGCAGATGGCGATAGTGTGATATTCGATACCCCAGATGAAGGCCACTTTTTCGTAACCTTAGATCCCATCCCCCAACCAAGTATGCACATGGGCAGTGCACTGGATGATGTGTTAATCGACGGTCAGGGGGATAGCTACCTAATTGGAGGCATAGGTAGCGATAGCTTGGATGGCGGAGCCGATACAGATAGAGATATATTTGTCTGGGATCTTGGTTCTGATGATGGCAGCACAGACACTGTTTATAACTTTGATTCAAGCTACGATGCATTGAATCTAGCAGAGATATTAGTTGGTGAAGATAACACAGCAATAAGCTTAGACGATTACTTAGATTTTAATTTTGTGAATGGAAATACTGAGATATATGTCGATTCTGATGGCTTGGTGGGTGGTGTAAACCTAGATCTCACTATTATTATCGATGGTGTAGATCTATCGACCATCTATGCCCCTGGAGATATAGCCATAATAGATGGCCTTCTCACAGATAACGCACTGATTATTGACACTATCCCATAA